A region of Chlamydia crocodili DNA encodes the following proteins:
- the argR gene encoding arginine repressor — protein MKKNIAVDEALKEILNKEGASTQEEICEKLSSLGIATTQSSVSRWLRKVHAIKIPGEKGARYSLPPSIDESNIKHLVFSIRHNSSLIVIRTAPGSASWIAGLIDNKFSENILGTLAGDDTIFITPSAESMIPLIVKDIENFLLVFSD, from the coding sequence GCAGTTGATGAAGCTTTAAAAGAAATTTTAAATAAAGAAGGAGCTTCAACTCAGGAAGAAATTTGCGAAAAACTCTCTTCTCTAGGAATTGCAACGACACAATCTTCCGTGTCTCGCTGGTTAAGAAAGGTCCATGCAATAAAGATCCCTGGGGAAAAGGGAGCGCGCTACTCTCTTCCTCCTTCAATAGACGAATCTAACATTAAGCATTTGGTTTTTTCTATTCGTCATAACTCTTCTTTAATCGTTATCCGGACAGCTCCGGGCTCTGCTTCATGGATAGCAGGTTTAATTGACAATAAGTTTTCAGAAAACATCTTAGGAACTTTAGCTGGTGATGATACAATTTTTATTACACCGAGTGCAGAGTCAATGATTCCCTTGATAGTCAAAGACATTGAAAACTTCTTGCTAGTTTTTTCAGATTAG